In the genome of Loxodonta africana isolate mLoxAfr1 chromosome 16, mLoxAfr1.hap2, whole genome shotgun sequence, one region contains:
- the GDF2 gene encoding growth/differentiation factor 2, giving the protein MCPGALWVTVPLLSLLACSVRAKPLGTWGRASAGGNAHSLLGEPQGDRDEGAFDLKMFLENMKVDLLRSLNLSSVPSQNKTRGDPPQYMIDLYNRYISDKSSTPASNIVRSFNVEDAVSITTTEDFPFQKHILLFNISIPRHELITRAELRLYISCQNHKDSAHELKGSMAIYDVLDGADSWDCSAGAKTFLVSKDIRDEGWETFEVSSAVKRWVKADSTKSKNKLEVIVESHRKGCDKLDINVPPGSKSLPFFVVFSNDRSNGTKETRLELREMISHEQESVLKKLSKSSPLEGDEAEEMDHHVARGSSLTRRKRSTGASNHCQKTSLRVNFEDIGWDSWIIAPKEYDAYECKGGCFFPLADDVTPTKHAIVQTLVHLKFPMKVGKACCVPTKLSPISILYKDDMGVPTLKYHYEGMSVAECGCR; this is encoded by the exons ATGTGCCCCGGGGCTCTGTGGGTAACCGTGCCCCTGCTGTCCCTCTTGGCCTGCTCTGTGAGAGCAAAGCCACTGGGGACCTGGGGACGTGCATCTGCTGGAGGCAATGCCCACAGCTTGCTAGGGGAGCCCCAAGGGGACCGGGACGAGGGTGCCTTCGACCTGAAGATGTTCCTGGAGAACATGAAAGTGGATCTCCTGCGCAGCCTCAACCTGAGCAGTGTCCCTTCCCAAAACAAAACCAGAGGGGACCCGCCGCAGTACATGATCGACCTGTACAACAGGTACATCAGTGACAAGTCGTCCACCCCGGCCTCCAACATCGTGCGGAGCTTCAATGTAGAAG ATGCTGTCTCTATAACCACCACAGAAGACTTcccctttcagaagcacatcttGCTCTTCAACATCTCCATCCCCAGGCACGAGCTGATCACCAGGGCCGAGCTCCGACTCTACATCTCTTGTCAAAACCACAAGGACTCCGCTCATGAGCTGAAAGGAAGCATGGCCATTTATGATGTTCTGGATGGAGCAGATTCCTGGGATTGTTCTGCAGGGGCCAAGACATTCCTTGTATCCAAGGACATTCGAGATGAGGGCTGGGAGACCTTTGAGGTCTCCAGTGCAGTGAAGCGGTGGGTCAAGGCAGACTCCACCAAGAGCAAAAATAAACTGGAAGTAATTGTGGAGAGTCACAGGAAGGGCTGTGACAAGCTGGACATCAATGTCCCTCCAGGTTCCAAAAGCCTGCCCTTCTTCGTCGTCTTCTCCAATGACCGCAGCAATGGGACCAAGGAGACCAGGCTAGAGCTCAGGGAAATGATCAGTCATGAGCAGGAGAGTGTGCTCAAGAAGTTGTCCAAGAGCAGCCCATTGGAAGGAGACGAGGCAGAGGAAATGGACCACCACGTGGCCAGAGGATCTTCTTTAACCAGACGGAAAAGAAGCACCGGGGCCAGCAACCACTGTCAGAAGACCTCACTGCGAGTGAACTTCGAGGACATTGGCTGGGACAGCTGGATCATCGCGCCCAAGGAGTATGACGCATACGAGTGTAAAGGCGGGTGCTTCTTCCCCCTTGCTGATGATGTGACCCCAACGAAGCACGCCATCGTGCAGACTTTGGTGCATCTCAAGTTCCCCATGAAGGTTGGTAAGGCCTGCTGTGTACCCACCAAACTGAGCCCTATCTCCATTCTCTACAAGGATGACATGGGGGTCCCCACCCTGAAGTACCACTATGAAGGGATGAGCGTGGCAGAGTGTGGGTGCAGGTAG